The segment tagctgggattacaggcacatgccactatgccccgctaatttttgtatttttagtagagacagggtttcaccaagttggccaggctggtctcgaactcctgacctcaggtgatcctcctgcctcggcctcccacagtgctgggattacaggcgtgagctactgcgcccaggcCCCTCTttctacttactttttttttttttttttttttgagacggagtctcgctttgttgcccaggctggagtgcagtggcgcaatctcggctcactgcaagctccgcctcccgggttcacaccattctcctgcctcagcctcccgagtagctgggactacaggcgcctgctaccacgcccagctaattttttgtatttttagtagagatggggtttcaccgtgatggtctcgatctcctgacctcgtgatccgcccgcctcggcctcccaaagtgctgggattacgggtgtgagccaccacgcctggctttacTTTTAATTAGTTCAGGGCTCCAGTGAGCCCCCAAATTCACTAAACAGGAATGATGGCCAGATGGAGGGAGGATTGAGGGATACTCTGGAGCAGTTTTCATCCCCTTGGAAGTGGAGTAAAAGAGGGGGGCCACCAGAAGAGCCCGTGAGTGCCTTGCCTCAGACTACCATTGCCTGaggcctgggcacagtggttgGCAATGAGGCTGTCCCTGAGGGCCCAAGCCCTTTTACATGGTTCAGGGACACATTGTCCAATTGCTTCAGATAGCCAAGGTGCTTAAGAAACGTCTAGAATCTATTAATTCCCAGGAATCATGAGGGCCCTTGGGAGCAAAAGCTTAAGCAGAGGGATGAGGTTCTAAGTGAAATTTCAGGATTCAGCCAGCCTGCAGGTGAGGTATTTGGGGAAACTTCACACCTCTAGGTGAATTCTCACTAGGGAATTCTGAAGTCCTTGGTGCTTTCAACACCTCGATGGTCTTGGGGAAGGCCGCAGGCAGTGGCGATGTTGGGGTCAGGAGATGCTGCCTTGCCTGGCCTCCTGGAATCCCAGAGTTCCCTGGAAGTGAGGGTTACCGCATTTCTAATTGTGGTCTGATCATTGCTTGGTCTTTTGCAGGTGTTTGCAAGAGCAGACCCTTGGACTTAGTGTTTATCATTGATAGTTCTCGTAGCGTACGGCCCCCGGAATTCACCAAAGTGAAAACTTTTGTCTCCCGGATAATCGACACTCTGGACATTGGGCCGGCTGACACGCGGGTGGCAGTGGTGAACTATGCTAGCACTGTGAAGATCGAGTTCCAACTCCAGGCCTACACAGATAAGCAGTCCCTGAGGCAGGCTGTGGGTCGAATCACACCCTTGTCAACAGGCACCATGTCAGGCCTAGCCATCCAGACAGCAATGGACGAAGCCTTCACAGTGGAGGCAGGGGCTCGAGAGCCCTCTTCTAACATCCCTAAGGTGGCCATTATTGTGACAGATGGGAGGCCCCAGGACCAGGTGAATGAGGTGGCGGCTCGAGCCCGAGCATCTGGTATTGAGCTCTACGCTGTGGGCGTGGACCGGGCAGACTTGGAGTCCCTCAAGATGATGGCCAGTGAGCCCCTAGAGGAGCATGTTTTCTACGTGGAGACCTATGGGGTCATTGAGAAACTTTCCTCTAGATTCCAGGAAACCTTCTGTGGTAAGTTGGTCAGTCTTTGCTTCCAACTAGAAAGGATGTTATATTCAGACATTATGTACCCAGAGAAAAGagtattattctcttttttttttggtggaaatttaatgaaaaacttaaatatatccaatgtgtgtgtgtgtgcgcgcgtgtgtatGACCAACCTAAACACACTCTATTGGTTTAGGAATATAGAGCGGCATTATATGGAACTTGGTTTGCTCATAAAATCTTCATGTTTGCGTTAGAACTGTGAAGGTTTGCAAATATCCAGGATAAATGACCCTGCTGTTCCTGTCAGggtcaggaaaaacaaaactcaagatACCTCTTCTGTCCCCTCTGCCCCACCACTACATTTTTTCCCCCGATacgtatttttttagttttaccaTCTCTAGATCTAACAGAACTCTGTTTGTTCTCCTGCAGAAGACAGGGAGCAGCGTCTGTCCTTGGGGGAGTCAGCAGGCCTCTATTCCAATGTCACCGTTGGCCCGAGCGTGCATTTAGTGAACGCTCTGGTTTTCAGACTGGGCTGTTTATCTGATTACTCTTTGTTGAACAACAGGATTCAGGGACCAGGCAGATTAGGGTTTCAGCTCACCTGAAAGAAAGCAAGATGATCTTAAAAAATCATTCTGTTACTCTGCTACTCCTTCCATCCTTTAGGATGGAATTTGAATAAGAACATGCTAATTTTGTtggaatttttagcatgaattgACCAAATCTAGGACTACAGATCCATTCAATGCTGGAGTTTATTTTTAGTCACTGATCAGAATTATGATCTGTGGGactcatgctttatttttttatcatcTGGAGATAATCTTTTGTTGCCTCTATGTGAATATCCAAGCAGTTGTGGACAAATTTCTAGTTCAGGTGAACTTTTAAACATAGATACCTTTTtgcaatataatttatttcacaCTTATTTATTCAGCATGCATTTATTGATCTCTGATGATACAAAGATAAAGGTAATCCCTCCATACCATTAAGTAACattctgggggtgggggtgagacaAACAAATGAACCAATAATTAATTACAATTATAAATTTCAAGGAGACTTTTAATCTAAGTTAATGTGAAACCGAGCCATCAACGATTTGTCAGGAAAagggagatgaagtcttgctctgggGCAACGTTTGGCCTCATTGCAGTCACACTTGGCTGGGATCCCCTTGTCTTTCCTGTCCCAGGACACTGGGCTTTCACAAGCCATCACTGGCTTTGGTGGCATCTACTTGGCATTCGTTGGCTTCCAGAAAGAAGGTGGCTTTCTTTCTCCCAGGAAATCACCCTCCCACTCCATGCTTGTGGGTGAGAGCTTTCCATCAACATGCTGGTCTGTGGCAAAGCTGGGTTTCAAAGCTAGCACCTGGGGTGGGGCTTCGAAGGCTATAAAGTAACAAGTGGTGAGTGGCAATCTTTTCCTTCTGGTACAAAAGACCTGCTTGTTCTAGGGGAAAAATGTCCTCTCTATGGAAAAAAGACTGAGCGGCAGCTTGTTGTAGTCAATGGGTTGGAAAGATCATTCCATGAAAAGGCCCTTCTTGGGAAAATATTAGCCTTGTCCTGTTGCCAAGGGCAGTGGAGGTTGGGTTACCTGCCACAGGAGGGCCAGCCTCCTTGGTTTCTCAGAAATGACTTAATTCATTGATTCATCTTTCAAGAGAGGTCACTAGGAAAAAAATACCCAATGAGATATAAATGGCTCCAGGAGCAGTAAGACGGAGATGTAGTTTAGCTAATGtaatctcatttattttgttctttttacctgTTGGTATTAGCATATGAGTTCACTATGGATTTAGCATACGGATGACTTCACCCACCTTACATATTCAGAAGACAGTTACCCAAAATGTCCTCTACCATTTGCATGTTCAAATATGTACCACTGCCCACCTGTGAGTTCGTTCTAGGCTTAGACCCATACTTGTGTGAGAATTCTGTTTAGACATAGGCTATAGAACCTCGGAAATCAGATTCTGACTACAATGGGACAACTAGCTCACGTCACTTCAGGCTGTGCATTATTGTTCTCCCATTTCTCGTGGTGGGGAAgcacaaatcttttttttcatGGGGAGGTGGATAAGCCAAATAAAACATCCAATTGCCTGGCCTATCTAAGTGTTTGGCTTCAGCTCCAAACTCCAAATTCCCTTTCTCCCTTGAGAAAGTCTATATAGCAAGATGTGTAGTTTTAAATTAGCAACAATTCTAGTTTAAGAGTAGCATTGCTAATAAGCAgaggcagaaaacaaataaccattTTTTATAGTGAAGTAAAGATAGACTCGGAAAGGAGCCTGGAGAGCAATGTCTATTGACATGGGAGAAGGTATCTGAGATGTTTCTTAAGTGTCAGTGCTGACTGTTGTAAACTTCCTCTCACAGCTCTGGACCCCTGTGTGCTTGGAACACACCAGTGCCAGCACGTCTGCATCAGTGACGGGGAAGGCAAGCACCACTGTGAGTGTAGCCAAGGATACACCTTGAATGCTGATAAGAAAACGTGTTCAGGTGAGGCCTGTGTAGGGGGCCGTGACTGAATCAAATACTTGGGAATCTATGCTCCAGGTTTTGGACTGGCCTTGTGCTTTGACTCTCTGACCCCTTTTTACCTAACTGCCTTTTGGCTGGTTTACTGGTGTTCATCAGCAGTTTTCCCTGAAAAGGAGCTTACGGAGAAAACTGAAATGATACATAAATCAGCTTATTTCCAAACTttgtaagttttaaataaaatcgTAGGAGAAAAGGCTACTAAGAAAgaggtccaggctgaagtgcagtagctcatgcctataattcccacattttgggaggctgagatggtaggATAGTTTGAGGCTaatttgagattagcctggacaacatagtgagaccccatctctacaaaaaataatttaaaaaaaaaagccaggtgtggtggtgcacgcctgtagtcccaattacttgggaggctgaggtgggaggattgtttgagaccaggaggtcgaggctgcaatgagctatgataatGCCTCTGCTGCACTgccacagagggagaccttgtttcagaaaacaaaacacacacacaaaaaaaggaaaagaaacggGTCCAAGATTCTTAGCCCTTCTGAGGATTTGAAAATTTTCCTGGATTTTATTTAATTACATACAAGCTACCCTCTTCCTCTCTAGTCATAGATGCTCATGGAATCTAGAAGTAGCAAAGAAGTTAGAGGGGTACTCACTGGTCTGGTACATACATACGTGGAGTCAATGAGGAATGggaattagattttttttgttttgtttttaatcctagAAAAAAGTTTTTGGGAGGAAGAAAGCTTAGAGATAATTTTATAGATAATGAAATTGAGATGGACAGAAGGGAAAAAACTTACCCATGTCACAGGTCTCTTAGTGAAAGAGCCAAGACCAGAGGGTTGGTTCCCAACTCCCAGCCGCCCCTCCCTTGTTTCattagctctctctctctgtgtgtgtgtgtgtgtgtgtgtgtgtataactgtAAGTGGTGTGGcccataattatttatttctgccatGCTCTGCATGCATTTACATTTATCCCAATCATCTTTTGATAGCTCTTGATAAGTGTGCTCTTAACACCCATGGATGTGAGCACATCTGTGTGAACGACAGAAGTGGCTCTTATCATTGTGAGTGCTATGAAGGTTATACCTTGAATGAAGACAGGAAAACTTGTTCAGGTAAGTGAGGGAGGAGTCTTTACTATTGCTACTTAGCTATCTGCCTACCTACCCAGTGATGGAAGGGCAGGTCACATTGACTGGGAAGTTGGTGTGTTTTCCTCTCTTGCCACCTTgagtttttcccatttttaagtcTTCTCCAAAACGTTAGAAATGGTAACATGTATGTATCTCGGCCCAAATATATAAATAGgttgcttatttccttctctgtaCCTAGCCTGAACAATCCTTCCCAAATGCTACAGACAATTCAGTAGGTTGAAATCACATAACAACCCACAAGTTACTTGTTGCTTACAAAGGGAAAGACGGTAACTTTATAGTGGAGAAACTGGCAGACatcaccttaaccaagtgatcaatgTTAACATCATCAGTGATGACACATGGTGACATCATGTATGACCTGACATGCTGTGCTCAATACTGTGGACACAACAGCACACCTGTAGTATTCTTGTTAAAAATTCAGGATTATGAGGAAAGATTAGAAAAACCCAACCTGAGAGACATTCTCAGTTCACAAAATAGTTTTCCAGTACTTCTCAGAAGCGTGAaagtcataaaagacaaagaaagacttGAGAAGTGTCCCAGATTGGAGAGGACCAAGGAGATGTGAAACTGAATGCAATGTGgaatcctggattggatcctggatcagaaaaaggacattaatggCAACATTTGAATAAAGTCTGTAGATTAGTAAATCATATGTATCAATGTTAATTCTGATTTGATAATTATACTATGGTTATGTAAATTACTGTTTGGGGAAATGGTGATGTACAGGAATTTTTTGCACTGTTTTTGCAACTTTTTCATAAATCTGAAATTATCTCAgatgaaaagtttaaaagtaaaaaatagtttaaaaatatatcagtaCAGAGGAAAGTGCATTGAATGAAAATGTGTGTCTTGAGTTTTTATGCTGCTCTGAATCAATTGGTCTCCTTTGCACTCCTttccctcatttaaaaaataggagaGGGTTGAACTACAACTTCTTCAAACTCTAATTCTATGTTTTTCTGAATCTAATGTAATTAGCCACACAACTGTTGGTATCCCGCTGAGTTGGGATAAGTATAATAAGCCTAAAAGGAATGCTAGAAAGTATTTATGAGACATTTAGGTTATAAAAACTCAATACTGATGATTTTGAAAAGCAATTGTGGAAGGTCAGAGAATACTTATTGTATACACAGGATTTCACTTAACTCAGTTAACTTCTAGTTAGAAAAAAAACAGTGCCAATGGCTTTGAATAGTTTCCAGTAAGTTTTCCTCATATGTTTCCAGCTGCAAATAAGGTTTCTATCCATGGGTAATAAAATACTCTTCcaccttctatttcttttctcctgacTTTTTGTTTCACAGCTCAAGATAAATGTGCTTTGGGTGCCCATGGGTGTCAGCACATTTGTGTGAATGACAGAACAGGGTCCCATCATTGTGAATGCTATGAGGGCTACACTCTGAACGCAGATAAAAAAACATGTTCAGGTAAGATCCACTCAAAAAATTCTTTCATACTTGGGTCTTTCACTGTGAAACCAACTTGCAACTCACCAGCAAAGAGGTTTTTAAAGGTAACTTAAGGAATCAAGGTTCAGACATTCTACCACACTTttagatgaaggcacacattGCTCAGAGGGTGGTGAGCTCACTGAAGCAAACATAGATTACTTCAGAAAATTACTGGGAAATAGGTAGGGAGTGGGGGATATGAGAAAAGCTAACTAAATGTAGGGTCCTTATCCAGGAAAATTTTATAGCTCTGTACACTGAAGACttttaagcaaagagaaaatttAGTGGAAGTCAGTTGGACAGTAACTATTTGGTGTGATAGGATGAACTGATCTTTTTCCAGTTAAAACTTGGCCTGGAACTTTTCTGTAGTGTTAATCTTAAAGCTGGATGATTTTAGTAAAGAAGACTTTGTGAATGCCTGAATTAGACCCACACAGATCTTCCAGTAAGTTTGAGTCCAGTCACTCCCTGGCAGTTTCTAGACGATCAATCATCGGTGAAACTCAGCCTTATACGTTGGCCAATGAGCCCAGGCCAATGCTGTTAATCCTCATTAATTTGATTTAAACTTACTGGCAGGACAGGGTagcatttataaatgtaaaaacactCCTGAGAGAAATTCCAAGCTCTCAAGGTGCTGTTTAGCTTTGGCATATTGAATGTGTTTTAgatttgatatatattttcctCTCCCTTGAGGAGATACAGACTTCATCAAGATAGACAAAGGGAAACGGCATGTCACCCAGTCCCCTCCCCCTTTTTAAAGGGAAACCAATAAAAAAATACTGGGCACCTACTTTGTTCCCAGTACGGCACTAAGTATTGGGAACATATAAAGAAGTGTAAGTTTCTGCCTCTGAGCAAGTTAAGCCTGGGTGAACAGAGAGCCGGCTCCTTATGAAAGCAGAGACTGAGCCAGGGAGAGGGAGTGATGGAAACGAAGGGCTGTAGAGGCTGGGGAGGTGGGCATCTGCGAAGGGCTGGTGTTGGGCCTTGAAGGAGGGTGAAGGTttcaatggagagaagtggaaagTGGCACTGGCCGGGGACTAGCTTGAGCTGATTTGTTCAGGGCAGGACGACTAAGAAAGTAGGGGTGGAGAGAATTCACCTATGGCTGCACTTCTCAAACTAGTGACAAGTGTCCCAGTTGGTACTTTAAGCTGCCAGGCACATTGAAGActgagaaaacaaaccaaaaacaaatttatatttaaactaaCAGATAGTATGGAATAAAGtgaagcaatttattttttaaaaaaacataaatcaaagaaaattttcaattaagGCAGACAACACTCCCAGATGCCAATATCCCATATTCTTCAATGCCTACTGTAGGCCATGCAGGATTCTAGGCATTTTAGCTACGGTAATGTACCTTAATACTCACAGCAACGTTAGGAGGAAACTGATTCAGTAACTTGCCCATGGTTACTCCGCTAGCAAGTAGCAGACCAGGGTTTGAACCCAGGTACTTGCTCTAGTGGTTACACAGGCTCTTAACCACTAAGCCTTACTGTCTTAGTGTACAAAGCACAGGACAGCGAAGAGCGACAGAAGAGAAAGACACACTAGTGGGAAAgttagttttttatatatatatatatatattttttttttttttttttcttctcttttttgagacagggtctcactctgtcacccaggctggagtgcggtggtgtgatcttggctcatacagcctctacctcctggctcacgtgattctcccacctcagcctcctgagtagctaggactacaggcacatgccaccacacctggctaatttttgtattttttgtagagatggggttttgacattTTGTccaagcttgtcttgaactcctaagctcaagcaatacacctgccttggcttcccaaagtgctgggattacaggtgtgagccactgtgcctgtcctatttatgtattttaaagtaataGTGAATACTGCTATAAAGCTGGGGAACATCCCATGGATCAGATCCCTTCTAATGGTCTGCTTTTCCCTTGCTAGTGGTAGGAAGGCTTGTAAATTAAATGTGGAGCCCCAAATAAGGGCCAGGGGCTGGAAGCATGTCCATTTGCTACCTGTAGAGTGGGTACTAAGCtggaaggaggggaaaaaaatgaaacatcccACTATAAGGCattttgctgaaaaaaaatctaaattgtaGCACTGAAAGGGAATAGCCATATTAAGGTTGGAAAGGCACTTTATGTATAGATTGTATAGCGTCTCGCATTTCACACAAAGCTATTCTATAGGCATTAGTGAGCCACAAAATGTTCTGCACATGAAACGACATTTAAGAGGAAAATTAGAGGGAAATAAACTATTTTGTTTCCTGCAATGGCAGAGGAGGAACCTATGTTTTCCAGGAAGGCTTTCTGGGTTTTAAAGGAGAATTGCTGTTTTATTTGTCCTAGGCCAGTCTGAACATGGGATGAGTAGGGCACTTTGCTCTGCTCTCCACTCAAATTTGGGCAAACTCCATTTGTCCCTGAAATGTTATTTGTGATAGATAGTAAGTACTTCACTCTCTAATCATACACATCATCATTATTACTAACCCCACGTCATTTCCCCatctgtgcttgtgtgtgtgtgcgtgtgtctccAGGTCAATGTTTTCTGTTCCACTTTGTAAGCTATGAAGGCAGGCACTTGGTCAATATAGTGCTTCTTGTACAGCATCAAACTTAGCTCCATGTATGATTAGGTCCCTAAAACATTACttttggtgatgatgatgatgatccgTGAGTAGCTGGGGATGCTAGAAGCACTGGTAGTCATCGGGAAAGGCCGGAGGTAAGTTCTGGAATATAGTCAAGACTCAGTGCCGCCCAATGCTGTgggtagaaaaaaaggaaaggcattCTTAGATATCTGTGAGAGATATAAAGGAAAGGAGTGTGTGTGATGTGAGGCCAAAGGGATGAGAGGTATGGGAAGAGAAAACAGGCTTGCTCCTGCAGCATGGGGCCTGTTGCTGACTATTGACTACTACTACATTCTCAGCACTTGCAGGGACCAAATGGAAGCTTCTCCTCTCAAACATTTGTGTTTACTTTTCTATTTAatgtgtgaatattttctttcctgcACCAC is part of the Symphalangus syndactylus isolate Jambi chromosome 18, NHGRI_mSymSyn1-v2.1_pri, whole genome shotgun sequence genome and harbors:
- the MATN3 gene encoding matrilin-3, with translation MPRPAPARRLPGFLLLWPLLLLLLPPAAPDPVAHPGFRRLGTRRPGGSPGRRPSPAAPDRAPASGASEPGRARGAGVCKSRPLDLVFIIDSSRSVRPPEFTKVKTFVSRIIDTLDIGPADTRVAVVNYASTVKIEFQLQAYTDKQSLRQAVGRITPLSTGTMSGLAIQTAMDEAFTVEAGAREPSSNIPKVAIIVTDGRPQDQVNEVAARARASGIELYAVGVDRADLESLKMMASEPLEEHVFYVETYGVIEKLSSRFQETFCALDPCVLGTHQCQHVCISDGEGKHHCECSQGYTLNADKKTCSALDKCALNTHGCEHICVNDRSGSYHCECYEGYTLNEDRKTCSAQDKCALGAHGCQHICVNDRTGSHHCECYEGYTLNADKKTCSVRDKCALGSHGCQHICVSDGVASYHCDCYPGYTLNEDKKTCSAIEEARRLVSTEDACGCEATLAFQDKVSSYLQRLNTKLDDILEKLKVNEYGQTHR